One part of the Arabidopsis thaliana chromosome 1 sequence genome encodes these proteins:
- a CDS encoding Ankyrin repeat family protein (Ankyrin repeat family protein; CONTAINS InterPro DOMAIN/s: Ankyrin repeat-containing domain (InterPro:IPR020683), Ankyrin repeat (InterPro:IPR002110); BEST Arabidopsis thaliana protein match is: Ankyrin repeat family protein (TAIR:AT2G31820.1); Has 67578 Blast hits to 27690 proteins in 1106 species: Archae - 88; Bacteria - 6425; Metazoa - 32117; Fungi - 6903; Plants - 5434; Viruses - 485; Other Eukaryotes - 16126 (source: NCBI BLink).), which produces MSSLVPVMEKQESVRGNSVEEQQSLRCVGAENQVRKGRALDKQVSFLAVNVVEKHGIKGRAMEKQERAMERQRSFRGFVEKQKSFRVVMERQLSFMNVGGERKKKTDSPGKRGDSPLHLAARTGNLGKVMELIRACNGIEELKELSSKQNLEGETPLYSAAENGHSLVVEEMLKHMDLDTASVKARNGFDPFHVAAKQGHIEALKKLLETFPNLAMTVDLSCTTALHTAASQGHTDVVNLLLKTDSHLAKIAKNNGKTALHSAARMGHREVVKSLIGNDASIGFRTDKKGQTALHMAVKGQNEGIVLELVKPDPAILSVEDSKGNTPLHTATNKGRIKIVRCLVSFDGINLNAMNKAGDTALDIAEKIGNPELVSVLKEAGAATAKDLGKPRNPAKQLNQTVSDIKHEVQSQLQQSRQTGVRVRRIAKRLKKLHINGLNNAINSATVVAVLIATVAFAAIFTIPGQYEEDRTKGLLLLGEARIAGKAPFLVFFIFDSLALFISLAVVVVQTSVVVIEQKAKKNLVFVINKLMWLACLFISVAFVSLSFIVVGKEDIWLAICATIIGGTIMLTTIGAMCYCVVMHRIEESKLKSLRKERSKSKSFSLSHMPSESEILNGEFNKRMYAL; this is translated from the exons ATGAGTTCTCTGGTTCCTGTTATGGAGAAGCAAGAGAGCGTTCGAGGTAACTCTGTGGAGGAACAGCAGAGTCTCAGATGCGTTGGTGCAGAGAATCAGGTGAGAAAGGGAAGAGCTTTGGACAAGCAAGTTAGTTTCCTAGCTGTGAATGTTGTTGAGAAACATGGAATCAAAGGAAGAGCAATGGAGAAACAGGAGAGGGCAATGGAGAGGCAGAGAAGCTTTCGTGGGTTTGTTGAGAAGCAGAAAAGCTTTAGGGTAGTAATGGAGAGACAGTTAAGTTTCATGAATGTTGGTggtgagaggaagaagaagactgacTCACCTGGTAAAAGAGGAGATTCTCCTCTTCATCTCGCAGCTCGAACGGGGAATTTGGGAAAGGTTATGGAATTGATTCGAGCTTGTAACGGCATTGAAGAGTTGAAGGAGTTGTCATCAAAGCAGAATCTAGAAGGAGAGACCCCTCTTTATAGTGCAGCAGAAAATGGGCATTCATTAGTTGTTGAAGAGATGTTGAAACATATGGATCTTGATACTGCATCAGTTAAAGCTCGCAACGGTTTTGATCCTTTCCATGTCGCTGCAAAACAAGGCCATATTG AGGCATTGAAGAAATTGTTGGAGACATTTCCGAATCTGGCTATGACGGTGGATCTATCGTGTACAACTGCATTGCACACGGCTGCTTCACAAGGACACACTGATGTGGTGAATCTTCTTTTAAAGACGGATTCTCATTTAGCTAAGATAGCTAAGAACAATGGTAAAACCGCACTTCATTCTGCAGCGCGAATGGGGCACAGAGAAGTGGTTAAGTCTTTGATAGGTAATGATGCAAGCATCGGGTTTAGAACTGATAAGAAGGGACAAACAGCGCTTCACATGGCTGTCAAAGGTCAGAACGAAGGGATTGTTCTTGAGTTGGTGAAACCTGATCCTGCGATTTTGAGTGTTGAGGATAGTAAAGGGAATACGCCGTTGCACACTGCCACAAACAAAGGCCGTATTAAG ATAGTGAGATGTTTGGTATCATTTGATGGAATTAACCTTAATGCTATGAATAAGGCTGGAGATACTGCACTTGATATAGCCGAAAAGATTGGAAATCCAGAGCTTGTGTCGGTTCTGAAGGAAGCAGGAGCTGCAACAGCTAAAGATCTTGGGAAGCCTCGAAACCCGGCTAAGCAACTTAACCAAACGGTCAGTGACATTAAACACGAGGTACAGTCTCAGCTCCAACAGTCTCGCCAAACGGGTGTTAGGGTGCGGAGAATCGCAAAGAGACTGAAGAAGCTTCACATCAATGGTTTAAACAACGCTATAAACTCTGCAACCGTTGTGGCTGTCCTAATTGCAACAGTTGCATTTGCAGCAATCTTCACCATTCCTGGGCAATATGAAGAAGACAGAACAAAGGGACTGTTGTTATTAGGAGAAGCCCGCATAGCCGGCAAAGCCCCGTTTTTAGTCTTCTTCATATTTGACAGCTTGGCGCTGTTCATATCTTTGGCTGTTGTTGTGGTGCAGACTTCAGTTGTGGTGATTGAGCAGAAGGCAAAGAAGAATCTTGTGTTTGTGATCAACAAGCTCATGTGGTTGGCTTGTTTGTTCATATCCGTAgcctttgtttctctttcgttTATCGTTGTGGGTAAGGAGGACATTTGGCTGGCGATTTGTGCAACGATTATTGGCGGGACGATTATGCTAACCACGATAGGTGCAATGTGTTACTGTGTGGTCATGCATAGGATCGAGGAATCTAAACTGAAAAGCTtaaggaaagagagaagcaaatcGAAATCTTTCTCACTATCTCATATGCCTTCAGAGTCAGAGATTCTCAACGGCGAATTCAACAAGAGAATGTATGCACTCTGA
- a CDS encoding Pectin lyase-like superfamily protein (Pectin lyase-like superfamily protein; FUNCTIONS IN: polygalacturonase activity; INVOLVED IN: carbohydrate metabolic process; LOCATED IN: endomembrane system; CONTAINS InterPro DOMAIN/s: Pectin lyase fold/virulence factor (InterPro:IPR011050), Pectin lyase fold (InterPro:IPR012334), Glycoside hydrolase, family 28 (InterPro:IPR000743), Parallel beta-helix repeat (InterPro:IPR006626); BEST Arabidopsis thaliana protein match is: Pectin lyase-like superfamily protein (TAIR:AT1G05660.1); Has 4025 Blast hits to 4009 proteins in 482 species: Archae - 4; Bacteria - 1133; Metazoa - 14; Fungi - 1282; Plants - 1474; Viruses - 2; Other Eukaryotes - 116 (source: NCBI BLink).): protein MTKSAITFPLIFTLLTFIDVSSSASIVFNVVSFGAKPDGVTDSTAAFLKAWQGACGSAASATVVVPTGTFLLKVITFGGPCKSKITFQVTGTVVAPEDYRTFGNSGSWILFNKVNRFSLVGGTFDARGSGFWSCRKSGQNCPPGVRSISFNSAKDVIISGVKSMNSQVSHMTLNGCTNVAVRNIRLVAPGDSPNTDGFTVQFSTGVTLTGSTVQTGDDCVAIGQGTRNFLISKLACGPGHGVSIGSLAKQLNEDGVENVTVSSSVFTGSQNGVRIKSWARPSTGFVRNVFFQNLIMRNVQNPIIIDQNYCPSNQGCPTEHSGVKITQVTYKNIQGTSATQEAMKLVCSKSNPCTGITLQDIKLTYNKGTPATSLCFNAVGKNLGVIQPTSCLNR from the exons atgacaaaatcagCTATAACATTTCCACTTATCTTCACACTTCTCACCTTCATCGATGTCTCGAGCAGCGCCTCCATTGTTTTCAACGTCGTGAGCTTCGGGGCCAAACCAGACGGAGTCACCGATTCCACAGCAGCATTCCTAAAGGCATGGCAAGGGGCTTGTGGCTCGGCAGCATCAGCCACGGTGGTGGTCCCCACGGGGACATTTTTGTTGAAGGTAATAACGTTTGGAGGGCCATGCAAGAGCAAAATCACATTTCAAGTGACCGGAACCGTCGTTGCTCCGGAAGATTATAGGACCTTTGGCAATTCCGGTTCCTGGATTCTCTTCAACAAGGTTAACAGATTCTCACTGGTCGGTGGGACTTTTGACGCTCGAGGTAGTGGGTTCTGGTCTTGCCGGAAATCTGGCCAGAATTGTCCTCCCGGTGTTAGG TCAATATCGTTCAACTCCGCAAAAGACGTGATCATAAGTGGAGTGAAATCGATGAACAGCCAGGTTAGCCATATGACCCTCAACGGTTGCACCAATGTGGCCGTCCGTAACATTAGGCTGGTGGCTCCCGGAGACAGCCCAAACACTGACGGCTTCACCGTTCAGTTCTCCACTGGAGTCACATTAACCGGAAGCACCGTTCAGACCGGAGACGATTGTGTTGCTATCGGTCAGGGGACCCGCAACTTCCTAATTTCCAAGCTTGCTTGTGGCCCAGGTCACGGGGTTAG CATCGGGAGTTTGGCAAAGCAGTTAAACGAAGACGGAGTAGAGAACGTGACAGTATCGAGTTCGGTATTCACCGGATCACAAAACGGCGTGAGGATAAAGTCATGGGCGAGGCCGAGTACCGGATTCGTTAGAAACGTCTTCTTTCAAAATCTAATCATGAGGAACGTCCAAAACCCTATCATAATCGACCAAAACTATTGTCCGTCCAACCAAGGTTGCCCTACTGAG CATTCGGGGGTGAAGATAACCCAAGTGACGTACAAGAACATACAAGGAACTTCGGCGACGCAGGAAGCAATGAAGCTGGTGTGTAGCAAGAGCAATCCATGCACGGGAATCACATTACAAGACATAAAGCTTACTTACAACAAAGGAACTCCTGCTACTTCCTTGTGCTTCAATGCTGTTGGGAAAAATCTTGGTGTTATTCAACCTACTAGTTGTCTAAATCGATGA
- a CDS encoding Pectin lyase-like superfamily protein (Pectin lyase-like superfamily protein; FUNCTIONS IN: polygalacturonase activity; INVOLVED IN: carbohydrate metabolic process; LOCATED IN: endomembrane system; CONTAINS InterPro DOMAIN/s: Pectin lyase fold/virulence factor (InterPro:IPR011050), Pectin lyase fold (InterPro:IPR012334), Glycoside hydrolase, family 28 (InterPro:IPR000743), Parallel beta-helix repeat (InterPro:IPR006626); BEST Arabidopsis thaliana protein match is: Pectin lyase-like superfamily protein (TAIR:AT1G05650.1); Has 4025 Blast hits to 4004 proteins in 488 species: Archae - 4; Bacteria - 1122; Metazoa - 14; Fungi - 1275; Plants - 1489; Viruses - 2; Other Eukaryotes - 119 (source: NCBI BLink).), producing the protein MTKSVIRFSLLFTLLTFIDVSISASNVFNVVSFGAKPDGVTDSTGAFLKAWQGACVSASSATVVVPKGTFLLKVITFGGPCKSKITFQVAGTVIAPEDYRTFGNSGFWILFNKVNRFSLVGGTFDARANGFWSCRKSGQNCPPGVRSISFNSAKDVIISGVKSMNSQVTHMTLNGCTNVVVRNVKLVAPGNSPNTDGFHVQHSTGVTFTGSTVQTGDDCVAIGPGTRNLLITKLACGPGHGVSIGSLAKELKEDGVENVTVSSSVFTGSQNGVRIKSWARPSNGFVRTVFFQDLVMKNVENPIIIDQNYCPTHEGCPNEYSGVKISQVTYKNIQGTSATQEAMKLVCSKSSPCTGITLQDIKLTYNKGTPATSFCFNAVGKSLGVIQPTSCLNR; encoded by the exons ATGACAAAATCAGTTATAAGATTTTCCCTTCTCTTCACACTTCTCACCTTCATTGATGTCTCGATTAGCGCCTCCAACGTTTTCAACGTCGTTAGCTTCGGTGCCAAACCGGACGGAGTCACCGATTCTACCGGAGCATTCCTCAAGGCATGGCAAGGGGCTTGTGTCTCAGCATCTTCAGCCACGGTGGTGGTCCCCAAGGGGACATTTCTGTTGAAGGTAATAACGTTTGGAGGACCATGCAAGAGCAAAATCACATTTCAAGTGGCTGGAACCGTCATTGCTCCGGAAGATTACAGGACCTTTGGCAATTCTGGCTTCTGGATTCTCTTCAATAAGGTTAACAGATTCTCACTGGTCGGTGGGACTTTCGACGCTCGAGCTAATGGGTTCTGGTCTTGCCGGAAATCTGGTCAGAATTGTCCTCCCGGTGTTAGA TCAATATCGTTCAACTCGGCAAAAGACGTGATCATAAGTGGAGTGAAATCCATGAACAGCCAGGTCACCCATATGACCCTCAATGGTTGCACCAATGTGGTCGTCCGTAACGTCAAGCTAGTGGCTCCTGGAAACAGCCCAAACACCGACGGTTTCCACGTTCAGCACTCCACCGGGGTCACATTCACCGGAAGCACCGTTCAGACCGGAGATGATTGTGTTGCTATCGGCCCTGGTACCCGCAACCTCCTCATCACCAAACTTGCTTGTGGCCCGGGTCACGGGGTTAG CATAGGGAGCTTGGCGAAGGAACTGAAAGAAGACGGAGTAGAGAACGTGACAGTATCGAGTTCGGTATTCACCGGATCACAAAACGGCGTGAGAATAAAGTCATGGGCGAGGCCGAGTAACGGATTCGTTAGAACCGTCTTCTTCCAAGACCTAGTCATGAAGAACGTCGAAAACCCAATCATAATCGACCAAAACTATTGTCCTACTCACGAAGGTTGCCCTAATGAG TATTCTGGGGTGAAGATAAGCCAAGTGACATATAAGAACATACAAGGAACGTCGGCGACACAGGAAGCAATGAAGCTGGTGTGTAGCAAGAGCAGTCCATGCACAGGAATCACATTACAGGACATTAAGCTTACTTACAACAAAGGAACTCCTGCTACTTCCTTCTGTTTCAATGCTGTTGGGAAAAGTCTTGGTGTTATTCAACCTACTAGTTGTCTAAACCGATGA
- a CDS encoding Pentatricopeptide repeat (PPR-like) superfamily protein (Pentatricopeptide repeat (PPR-like) superfamily protein; CONTAINS InterPro DOMAIN/s: Pentatricopeptide repeat (InterPro:IPR002885); BEST Arabidopsis thaliana protein match is: Tetratricopeptide repeat (TPR)-like superfamily protein (TAIR:AT5G01110.1); Has 76919 Blast hits to 23782 proteins in 722 species: Archae - 3; Bacteria - 657; Metazoa - 3612; Fungi - 1352; Plants - 68766; Viruses - 129; Other Eukaryotes - 2400 (source: NCBI BLink).), whose translation MKKPFTGLLMKRGTLSSFRNFIQLFSLQSRGLSFSTLTDTRPFPDYSPKKASVRDTEFVHQITNVIKLRRAEPLRRSLKPYECKFKTDHLIWVLMKIKCDYRLVLDFFDWARSRRDSNLESLCIVIHLAVASKDLKVAQSLISSFWERPKLNVTDSFVQFFDLLVYTYKDWGSDPRVFDVFFQVLVDFGLLREARRVFEKMLNYGLVLSVDSCNVYLTRLSKDCYKTATAIIVFREFPEVGVCWNVASYNIVIHFVCQLGRIKEAHHLLLLMELKGYTPDVISYSTVVNGYCRFGELDKVWKLIEVMKRKGLKPNSYIYGSIIGLLCRICKLAEAEEAFSEMIRQGILPDTVVYTTLIDGFCKRGDIRAASKFFYEMHSRDITPDVLTYTAIISGFCQIGDMVEAGKLFHEMFCKGLEPDSVTFTELINGYCKAGHMKDAFRVHNHMIQAGCSPNVVTYTTLIDGLCKEGDLDSANELLHEMWKIGLQPNIFTYNSIVNGLCKSGNIEEAVKLVGEFEAAGLNADTVTYTTLMDAYCKSGEMDKAQEILKEMLGKGLQPTIVTFNVLMNGFCLHGMLEDGEKLLNWMLAKGIAPNATTFNSLVKQYCIRNNLKAATAIYKDMCSRGVGPDGKTYENLVKGHCKARNMKEAWFLFQEMKGKGFSVSVSTYSVLIKGFLKRKKFLEAREVFDQMRREGLAADKEIFDFFSDTKYKGKRPDTIVDPIDEIIENYLVDEQLRGAN comes from the coding sequence ATGAAGAAGCCATTCACTGGCTTGTTGATGAAGAGAGGTACTCTTTCTAGCTTCAGAAATTTCATTCAACTCTTTTCACTTCAGTCTCGTGGACTCAGTTTCTCAACTTTAACCGATACGAGACCTTTTCCTGATTATTCACCAAAGAAAGCTTCAGTGAGAGACACTGAATTTGTACATCAAATCACTAATGTGATTAAGCTTCGTAGGGCTGAGCCTTTGAGGAGGAGTTTAAAGCCTTATGAATGCAAATTCAAAACTGATCATTTGATTTGGGTTCTGATGAAGATTAAGTGTGATTACAGGTTGGTTCTTGACTTCTTTGATTGGGCTCGCTCCCGCAGAGACTCCAACCTTGAATCTCTTTGCATTGTTATTCATTTGGCTGTGGCGTCTAAGGATCTAAAAGTGGCTCAGTCTCTTATAAGTAGTTTCTGGGAGAGACCAAAGTTGAATGTTACTGATTCCTTTGTACAGTTTTTTGATCTTTTAGTATACACTTACAAGGACTGGGGTTCGGATCCTCGTGTATTCGATGTTTTCTTCCAAGTACTTGTTGATTTCGGATTGCTCCGTGAGGCGAGAAGAGTATTTGAGAAGATGTTGAACTACGGATTGGTTTTGTCTGTTGATTCTTGCAACGTGTACCTTACCCGTCTTTCTAAAGATTGCTATAAAACTGCAACAGCAATCATAGTATTCAGGGAGTTTCCGGAAGTGGGTGTTTGCTGGAATGTTGCTTCTTATAACATCGTCATTCATTTTGTTTGTCAACTTGGGAGAATAAAAGAAGCCCACCATCTACTCCTGCTTATGGAGTTGAAGGGCTACACACCTGATGTAATCAGTTACAGTACAGTGGTAAATGGATACTGTAGGTTTGGGGAACTTGACAAGGTTTGGAAGCTCATTGAAGTAATGAAACGGAAAGGGCtgaagccgaattcttatATTTATGGTAGTATAATTGGTTTGCTCTGCAGAATTTGTAAGCTAGCCGAAGCAGAGGAGGCTTTTTCAGAGATGATAAGGCAGGGAATACTTCCTGACACTGTAGTATACACAACTCTTATTGATGGTTTTTGCAAGCGAGGGGATATTCGGGCTGCATCGAAGTTTTTTTATGAGATGCACTCTCGGGATATTACACCAGATGTTTTGACATATACTGCTATTATATCAGGGTTTTGTCAGATTGGCGACATGGTAGAGGCTGGTAAACTATTTCATGAAATGTTTTGCAAGGGTTTAGAGCCGGATAGCGTTACTTTTACTGAACTTATAAATGGATATTGCAAAGCAGGGCATATGAAAGATGCTTTTAGGGTCCACAATCACATGATTCAGGCTGGGTGCTCCCCAAATGTTGTTACATACACCACATTAATTGATGGGCTTTGTAAGGAAGGGGACTTAGATTCAGCGAATGAACTTCTCCATGAAATGTGGAAAATAGGTCTTCAgccaaatatttttacttataaTTCCATTGTCAATGGTCTATGTAAGTCGGGTAATATTGAGGAGGCAGTTAAACTTGTTGGAGAATTTGAAGCTGCGGGGCTTAATGCAGACACTGTAACTTATACAACCTTAATGGATGCCTACTGTAAATCAGGGGAGATGGATAAGGCTCAAGAGATTTTGAAGGAGATGCTCGGCAAAGGGCTTCAACCCACTATTGTCACATTCAACGTCCTAATGAATGGCTTTTGTTTGCATGGGATGTTGGAAGATGGTGAGAAGCTATTAAATTGGATGTTGGCAAAGGGTATAGCGCCTAATGCAACCACATTTAATTCTCTCGTGAAGCAATATTGTATTAGAAATAACCTGAAGGCAGCAACTGCAATTTATAAGGACATGTGTTCGCGAGGAGTAGGACCTGATGGTAAGACGTATGAGAATTTAGTTAAAGGCCATTGCAAGGCTAGGAACATGAAGGAAGCATGGTTTTTATTCCAAGAAATGAAAGGGAAAGGATTTAGTGTCTCTGTCAGCACATATAGCGTTCTCATTAAAGGTTTtttgaaaaggaagaaattcTTGGAGGCAAGAGAAGTGTTTGACCaaatgagaagagaaggatTAGCTGCGGATAAAGaaatttttgactttttcagtGATACAAAATACAAGGGCAAGAGGCCAGATACAATTGTAGATCCTATTGATGAAATAATAGAGAATTACCTTGTAGATGAGCAACTAAGGGGAGCCAATTAG
- a CDS encoding UDP-Glycosyltransferase superfamily protein (UDP-Glycosyltransferase superfamily protein; FUNCTIONS IN: transferase activity, transferring hexosyl groups; INVOLVED IN: metabolic process; CONTAINS InterPro DOMAIN/s: UDP-glucuronosyl/UDP-glucosyltransferase (InterPro:IPR002213); BEST Arabidopsis thaliana protein match is: Uridine diphosphate glycosyltransferase 74E2 (TAIR:AT1G05680.1).), with protein sequence MREGSHVIVLPFPAQGHITPMSQFCKRLASKSLKITLVLVSDKPSPPYKTEHDTITVVPISNGFQEGQERSEDLDEYMERVESSIKNRLPKLIEDMKLSGNPPRALVYDSTMPWLLDVAHSYGLSGAVFFTQPWLVSAIYYHVFKGSFSVPSTKYGHSTLASFPSLPILNANDLPSFLCESSSYPYILRTVIDQLSNIDRVDIVLCNTFDKLEEKLLKWIKSVWPVLNIGPTVPSMYLDKRLAEDKNYGFSLFGAKIAECMEWLNSKQPSSVVYVSFGSLVVLKKDQLIELAAGLKQSGHFFLWVVRETERRKLPENYIEEIGEKGLTVSWSPQLEVLTHKSIGCFVTHCGWNSTLEGLSLGVPMIGMPHWADQPTNAKFMEDVWKVGVRVKADSDGFVRREEFVRRVEEVMEAEQGKEIRKNAEKWKVLAQEAVSEGGSSDKNINEFVSMFC encoded by the exons atgagagaAGGATCTCATGTTATTGTTTTGCCTTTCCCAGCACAAGGCCACATAACTCCAATGTCCCAATTCTGTAAACGCTTAGCCTCAAAAAGTCTTAAGATCACTCTTGTCCTCGTCTCCGACAAGCCCTCTCCGCCGTACAAAACAGAGCACGACACAATCACTGTCGTCCCCATCTCCAATGGTTTCCAAGAAGGCCAGGAACGATCAGAAGACCTAGATGAGTACATGGAAAGAGTAGAATCCAGCATCAAAAACCGCTTACCGAAGTTGATAGAAGACATGAAACTATCGGGAAATCCTCCTAGGGCTCTTGTGTACGACTCCACCATGCCGTGGCTTCTGGATGTAGCTCATAGTTATGGTTTGAGCGGTGCCGTGTTTTTCACGCAGCCTTGGCTTGTCTCAGCTATTTACTATCATGTATTCAAGGGCTCGTTCTCTGTACCGTCTACAAAGTATGGTCACTCGACGTTAGCATCTTTCCCTTCGTTACCGATTCTGAATGCGAATGATTTGCCGTCTTTCCTCTGTGAATCTTCCTCTTACCCATATATTCTAAGGACTGTGATCGATCAGCTCTCAAACATTGATCGAGTTGATATAGTTTTGTGCAACACTTTCGATAAATTGGAAGAAAAG TTGCTGAAATGGATTAAAAGCGTGTGGCCTGTCCTGAACATAGGACCAACTGTTCCATCAATGTATTTAGATAAGCGACTGGCTGAAGACAAAAACTACGGATTCAGCCTCTTCGGTGCGAAAATCGCTGAATGCATGGAGTGGCTCAACTCAAAGCAGCCTAGTTCAGTTGTTTATGTATCATTTGGGAGCTTGGTGGTTCTAAAAAAAGATCAACTGATAGAACTAGCGGCGGGTCTGAAACAGAGCGGACATTTCTTTTTGTGGGTTGTGAGAGAGacggagagaagaaaacttccAGAAAACTATATAGAGGAAATTGGTGAGAAAGGACTGACCGTGAGCTGGAGTCCACAACTTGAAGTTCTTACACATAAATCGATCGGTTGTTTCGTGACACATTGTGGATGGAACTCGACGTTAGAGGGATTGAGTTTGGGAGTTCCAATGATTGGTATGCCTCATTGGGCAGATCAGCCTACAAATGCTAAGTTCATGGAGGATGTGTGGAAAGTTGGAGTTAGGGTTAAAGCAGACAGTGATGGGTTcgtgagaagagaagagtttgTGAGACGTGTGGAAGAAGTTATGGAGGCAGAGCAAGGTAAAGAGATTAGAAAGAATGCTGAGAAATGGAAAGTGTTGGCTCAAGAGGCTGTTTCTGAAGGAGGTAGTTCTGATAAGAACATCAATGAGtttgtttctatgttttgttga